The Sesamum indicum cultivar Zhongzhi No. 13 linkage group LG2, S_indicum_v1.0, whole genome shotgun sequence genome contains a region encoding:
- the LOC105178304 gene encoding cinnamoyl-CoA reductase 1-like has protein sequence MLFYFVAKMGEKNGRVCVTGAGGYVASWLIKILLSQGYDVHGTVRNPGDAKNAHLMNLENAAVKLKLFKADLMDFDSILAAVKGCDGVFHVASPVPPTSVPNPEVELVEPALRGTLNVLKACSEEKKVRRVVIVSSVAAVMMNPNWPKDRVMDETCWSDSEYCKTTNNWYCFSKTVAEAEAWEYAKKNSLDVVTVCPSLVLGPMLQHATNASSLVLVKLLKEGYEEAENKVRKIVDVRDVAEALKLVYEKPEAEGRYICTAHAIKTRDMVQILKEIYPTYNYPKSYKEGSDLAEMSSEKLQRLGWKCRTLRETLVDSVESYRQAGLIQ, from the exons atgttgttttattttgtggcCAAAATGGGAGAGAAAAATGGCAGAGTTTGTGTAACAGGCGCCGGAGGGTATGTAGCTTCATGGCTTATCAAGATTCTTCTTTCTCAAGGCTACGACGTTCACGGCACCGTCAGAAATCCTG GGGATGCCAAAAACGCACATTTGATGAACCTTGAAAATGCAGCTGTAAAGCTGAAACTCTTTAAGGCAGATTTGATGGATTTCGACTCCATTCTTGCGGCCGTCAAAGGATGTGATGGAGTGTTCCATGTCGCCAGCCCGGTTCCTCCTACCTCTGTACCAAACCCAGAG GTAGAACTGGTCGAGCCTGCTTTAAGAGGTACTCTTAATGTCCTGAAAGCATGCTCTGAAGAGAAGAAAGTCAGACGTGTTGTGATTGTATCATCTGTAGCTGCGGTTATGATGAACCCTAACTGGCCCAAGGATCGGGTTATGGACGAGACATGTTGGTCAGACTCCGAATACTGCAAGACGACTAAT AATTGGTATTGTTTCTCAAAAACAGTGGCTGAGGCTGAGGCTTGGGAATATGCAAAGAAAAACAGCCTAGATGTTGTGACCGTGTGTCCGAGTCTTGTCCTTGGACCTATGCTGCAGCATGCAACAAATGCTAGCAGTTTGGTTCTTGTTAAGCTGTTGAAAG AAGGATACGAGGAAGCAGAAAACAAAGTCAGGAAGATAGTTGATGTACGTGATGTAGCAGAAGCGCTAAAACTAGTGTACGAGAAACCAGAAGCTGAAGGTAGATACATATGCACAGCTCACGCCATCAAGACTCGGGATATGGTCCAAATTCTGAAGGAAATCTATCCAACCTATAACTATCCCAAGAG CTACAAAGAGGGAAGTGATTTGGCAGAAATGAGTTCAGAGAAACTGCAAAGGCTTGGTTGGAAGTGTAGGACACTGAGAGAAACTCTTGTGGACTCAGTTGAGAGCTACAGACAGGCCGGCCTAATACAATGA
- the LOC105178312 gene encoding general transcription factor 3C polypeptide 3 isoform X1 — MGEHGGATPTPDANPSNNYVIPGATVEFDAVEHPQELELESELNLGEGEKHEEDGDNSEVSEEGDTDGEEAEYRFQFQGEMDPLSFAEEEDASGLLPYERFERIEQHYEVLASKKRPALEACTSELPTKKLRQEEMLGASFEEIMEIMNYGMRKKSRKSKQRGRRKGSKKKANPEVTRKLGDATLHYAHGRFEEAIGLLNEVILLAPNLSDPYHTLALIYTAMNEEKRALNFYMIAAHLTPKDASLWKLLVTRSIEQGDKRQANYCLNKAIIADPEDIGLRFHRASLYIELGEYKKAADSYEQISRLRPDNVEVLSKATQLYRKCGQHERAVCMLEDNLRNHVNDANLSVVDLLASILMEINAYAKALDHIEHAQQVYSTGQEIPLCLTIKAGVCHVHLGHLEKAEAHFNALKPENASNHPDLVIDVADSLVNVGQYESALKYYVMLEEDANKYNGYLHLKIARCYASLTKRAQAIEYYYKAVEKLNDSVDARLTLSSLLLEEDRDDEAISMLSPPLASEAALDTESDMSKLWWRNGKIKLKLSQIYKAKGSFEAYADVLFPIIHETLFIETVQQKVKARKRLSRGVLSERVKVLDDHQTDNVFHGFRPVASSADLSKASRAKRLLQKKAAVREAKRAAALAAGIDWKSDDSDDESPQVFREPPLPDLLKEEGNHDMIVDLCKSLSSLRRYWDALEIINLSLKLECNTLSVQRKEELRTLGAQIAYNISDPAHGWDCVRYIVSRHPYSFSAWNCYYKGILRNNRIAKHNKFLHNMRVKHKDSVPPILISAHQFTMISQHQAAAREYLEAHKLMPDNPFINLCAGTALINLALGHRLQNKHQTLLQGLAFLYNNSRLCGDSQEALYNIARAYHHVGLVSLAATYYEKVLAIREKDYPIPVLPNENQDHVDDKKPGYCDLRREAAYNLHLIYKKSGALDLARQVLKDHVVL; from the exons ATGGGCGAACATGGGGGTGCAACTCCCACACCGGATGCCAACCCTAGTAATAACTATGTAATTCCTGGAGCGACGGTGGAATTTGATGCAGTTGAACATCCTCAGGAATTAGAACTTGAATCAGAACTGAATTTGGGAGAGGGTGAAAAGCATGAAGAAGATGGAGATAATAGTGAGGTCTCTGAAGAAGGAGACACAGACGGAGAAGAAGCAGAATATAGATTCCAATTCCAAGGGGAAATGGACCCTTTATCATTTGCAGAGGAAGAAGATGCCTCTGGGCTGCTGCCTTACGAGCGATTCGAGCGGATAGAGCAGCATTATGAGGTCTTGGCTTCCAAGAAGCGCCCTGCTCTTGAGGCCTGTACGAG TGAACTGCCCACTAAGAAGTTAAGGCAGGAGGAGATGCTTGGAGCAAGCTTTGAAGAAATAATGGAGATCATGAACTATGGGATGAGGAAAAAGTCGAGGAAG AGCAAGCAAAGAGGGAGGAGAAAGGGATCAAAGAAAAAGGCTAATCCTGAAGTGACTCGAAAACTTGGTGATGCGACACTTCATTATGCACATGGTCGGTTTGAGGAG GCCATCGGTTTGTTGAATGAAGTAATTCTCCTTGCTCCAAACCTGTCTGATCCATATCATACACTTGCACTAATTTATACGGCGATGAATGAAGAGAAGAGAGCCTTGAATTTCTACATGATTGCTGCACATTTGACTCCAAAGGACGCCTCTTTGTGGAAACTTCTAGTAACCCGATCAAT AGAGCAAGGGGACAAAAGGCAGGCAAACTACTGTCTTAATAAAGCAATAATAGCAGATCCAGAAGATATTGGTCTTCGGTTTCATCGTGCTTCTCTCTACATTGAGCTCGGAGAGTATAAAAAAGCTGCTGATTCTTATGAGCAAATCTCCCGTCTCCGTCCAGATAATGTTGAAGTGCTGAGTAAAGCTACACAG CTTTATAGAAAATGTGGGCAACATGAGAGAGCTGTCTGTATGCTGGAGGACAATCTCAGGAATCATGTAAATGATGCTAATTTAAGTGTGGTTGATCTCTTAGCCTCTATACTGATGGAAATCAATGCATATGCCAAAGCTCTTGATCATATAGAGCACGCACAGCAGGTCTACTCTACTGGACAAGAGATTCCGCTGTGTTTAACTATAAAAGCTGGAGTATGTCATGTACATCTTGGACATCTGGAGAAAGCAGAG GCTCACTTCAATGCTTTAAAACCAGAGAATGCATCTAATCATCCTGACTTAGTCATTGATGTTGCGGACTCATTGGTGAATGTTGGGCAGTATGAATCCGCATTAAAATACTACGTGATGTTAGAGGAAGATGCAAATAAGTACAAT GGCTATCTACACTTGAAAATTGCAAGGTGTTATGCTTCTCTGACGAAAAGAGCACAAGctattgaatattattacaaaG CTGTGGAAAAACTTAATGACAGTGTTGATGCTCGGTTAACATTATCGTCTCTTCTTCTTGAAGAAGATAGAGATGATGAAGCCATTTCCATGCTATCTCCTCCACTAGCATCTG AGGCAGCTCTTGATACAGAATCCGATATGTCTAAATTATGGTGGCGTAATGGGAAAATAAAGTTAAAGCTTTCCCAAATTTATAAAGCCAAAGGATCATTTGAGGCTTATGCAGATGTATTGTTTCCCATAATTCATGAGACATTATTTATCGAGACAGTCCAGCAAAAG GTTAAAGCCCGTAAACGGCTGTCTAGAGGTGTTCTTTCAGAAAGGGTGAAAGTGCTGGACGATCATCAAACTGACAATGTATTTCATGGATTTAGGCCTGTCGCTTCATCTGCTGATCT GTCTAAAGCTTCCAGAGCAAAGAGGTTGCTCCAGAAGAAGGCTGCAGTGAGGGAAGCAAAAAGAGCGGCAGCACTGGCTGCTGGAATTGATTGGAAGAGTGATGATTCAGATGATGAATCTCCA CAAGTCTTCCGCGAGCCTCCTTTGCCGGATCTTCTAAAAGAAGAGGGAAATCATGACATGATAGTAGAT TTATGCAAGTCATTATCCTCATTGCGGAGGTATTGGGATGCGTTAGAAATCATCAATCTCAGCCTGAAGCTAGAATGCAACACATTGTCTGTTCAGAGGAAGGAGGAGCTTCGTACTCTTGGAGCTC AAATAGCATATAATATTTCTGATCCTGCACATGGGTGGGATTGCGTGCGCTACATTGTTAGTCGGCATCCCTACAGCTTTTCTGCCTGGAATTGCTACTACAAAGGAATATTGAG AAACAATCGAATCGCGAAGCACAACAAGTTCCTTCATAACATGAGAGTGAAGCACAAAGATTCTGTACCACCAATCCTCATTTCTGCACATCAGTTTACCATGATTAGTCAGCATCAAGCAGCTGCTCGGGAATATTTAGAAGCCCATAAACTGATGCCTGACAATCCCTTCATAAACCTTTGTGCCG gAACCGCCTTGATAAACTTAGCGCTTGGCCACAGACTTCAAAACAAGCACCAGACTCTATTACAAGGGCTTGCTTTCCTCTATAACAACTCCCGACTTTGCGGAGACAGCCAG GAGGCATTATATAACATTGCTCGGGCATACCATCATGTCGGTCTGGTTTCTTTGGCTGCTACGTACTACGAAAAGGTATTGGCGATTCGCGAGAAGGATTATCCGATCCCGGTACTCCCAAATGAGAATCAGGATCATGTGGATGATAAGAAGCCGGGCTACTGTGATCTTCGTCGAGAAGCAGCTTACAATCTGCACTTAATCTATAAGAAGAGTGGGGCACTTGATCTTGCCAGGCAGGTCTTGAAAGATCATGTTGTCTTGTGA
- the LOC105178312 gene encoding general transcription factor 3C polypeptide 3 isoform X2 gives MLGASFEEIMEIMNYGMRKKSRKSKQRGRRKGSKKKANPEVTRKLGDATLHYAHGRFEEAIGLLNEVILLAPNLSDPYHTLALIYTAMNEEKRALNFYMIAAHLTPKDASLWKLLVTRSIEQGDKRQANYCLNKAIIADPEDIGLRFHRASLYIELGEYKKAADSYEQISRLRPDNVEVLSKATQLYRKCGQHERAVCMLEDNLRNHVNDANLSVVDLLASILMEINAYAKALDHIEHAQQVYSTGQEIPLCLTIKAGVCHVHLGHLEKAEAHFNALKPENASNHPDLVIDVADSLVNVGQYESALKYYVMLEEDANKYNGYLHLKIARCYASLTKRAQAIEYYYKAVEKLNDSVDARLTLSSLLLEEDRDDEAISMLSPPLASEAALDTESDMSKLWWRNGKIKLKLSQIYKAKGSFEAYADVLFPIIHETLFIETVQQKVKARKRLSRGVLSERVKVLDDHQTDNVFHGFRPVASSADLSKASRAKRLLQKKAAVREAKRAAALAAGIDWKSDDSDDESPQVFREPPLPDLLKEEGNHDMIVDLCKSLSSLRRYWDALEIINLSLKLECNTLSVQRKEELRTLGAQIAYNISDPAHGWDCVRYIVSRHPYSFSAWNCYYKGILRNNRIAKHNKFLHNMRVKHKDSVPPILISAHQFTMISQHQAAAREYLEAHKLMPDNPFINLCAGTALINLALGHRLQNKHQTLLQGLAFLYNNSRLCGDSQEALYNIARAYHHVGLVSLAATYYEKVLAIREKDYPIPVLPNENQDHVDDKKPGYCDLRREAAYNLHLIYKKSGALDLARQVLKDHVVL, from the exons ATGCTTGGAGCAAGCTTTGAAGAAATAATGGAGATCATGAACTATGGGATGAGGAAAAAGTCGAGGAAG AGCAAGCAAAGAGGGAGGAGAAAGGGATCAAAGAAAAAGGCTAATCCTGAAGTGACTCGAAAACTTGGTGATGCGACACTTCATTATGCACATGGTCGGTTTGAGGAG GCCATCGGTTTGTTGAATGAAGTAATTCTCCTTGCTCCAAACCTGTCTGATCCATATCATACACTTGCACTAATTTATACGGCGATGAATGAAGAGAAGAGAGCCTTGAATTTCTACATGATTGCTGCACATTTGACTCCAAAGGACGCCTCTTTGTGGAAACTTCTAGTAACCCGATCAAT AGAGCAAGGGGACAAAAGGCAGGCAAACTACTGTCTTAATAAAGCAATAATAGCAGATCCAGAAGATATTGGTCTTCGGTTTCATCGTGCTTCTCTCTACATTGAGCTCGGAGAGTATAAAAAAGCTGCTGATTCTTATGAGCAAATCTCCCGTCTCCGTCCAGATAATGTTGAAGTGCTGAGTAAAGCTACACAG CTTTATAGAAAATGTGGGCAACATGAGAGAGCTGTCTGTATGCTGGAGGACAATCTCAGGAATCATGTAAATGATGCTAATTTAAGTGTGGTTGATCTCTTAGCCTCTATACTGATGGAAATCAATGCATATGCCAAAGCTCTTGATCATATAGAGCACGCACAGCAGGTCTACTCTACTGGACAAGAGATTCCGCTGTGTTTAACTATAAAAGCTGGAGTATGTCATGTACATCTTGGACATCTGGAGAAAGCAGAG GCTCACTTCAATGCTTTAAAACCAGAGAATGCATCTAATCATCCTGACTTAGTCATTGATGTTGCGGACTCATTGGTGAATGTTGGGCAGTATGAATCCGCATTAAAATACTACGTGATGTTAGAGGAAGATGCAAATAAGTACAAT GGCTATCTACACTTGAAAATTGCAAGGTGTTATGCTTCTCTGACGAAAAGAGCACAAGctattgaatattattacaaaG CTGTGGAAAAACTTAATGACAGTGTTGATGCTCGGTTAACATTATCGTCTCTTCTTCTTGAAGAAGATAGAGATGATGAAGCCATTTCCATGCTATCTCCTCCACTAGCATCTG AGGCAGCTCTTGATACAGAATCCGATATGTCTAAATTATGGTGGCGTAATGGGAAAATAAAGTTAAAGCTTTCCCAAATTTATAAAGCCAAAGGATCATTTGAGGCTTATGCAGATGTATTGTTTCCCATAATTCATGAGACATTATTTATCGAGACAGTCCAGCAAAAG GTTAAAGCCCGTAAACGGCTGTCTAGAGGTGTTCTTTCAGAAAGGGTGAAAGTGCTGGACGATCATCAAACTGACAATGTATTTCATGGATTTAGGCCTGTCGCTTCATCTGCTGATCT GTCTAAAGCTTCCAGAGCAAAGAGGTTGCTCCAGAAGAAGGCTGCAGTGAGGGAAGCAAAAAGAGCGGCAGCACTGGCTGCTGGAATTGATTGGAAGAGTGATGATTCAGATGATGAATCTCCA CAAGTCTTCCGCGAGCCTCCTTTGCCGGATCTTCTAAAAGAAGAGGGAAATCATGACATGATAGTAGAT TTATGCAAGTCATTATCCTCATTGCGGAGGTATTGGGATGCGTTAGAAATCATCAATCTCAGCCTGAAGCTAGAATGCAACACATTGTCTGTTCAGAGGAAGGAGGAGCTTCGTACTCTTGGAGCTC AAATAGCATATAATATTTCTGATCCTGCACATGGGTGGGATTGCGTGCGCTACATTGTTAGTCGGCATCCCTACAGCTTTTCTGCCTGGAATTGCTACTACAAAGGAATATTGAG AAACAATCGAATCGCGAAGCACAACAAGTTCCTTCATAACATGAGAGTGAAGCACAAAGATTCTGTACCACCAATCCTCATTTCTGCACATCAGTTTACCATGATTAGTCAGCATCAAGCAGCTGCTCGGGAATATTTAGAAGCCCATAAACTGATGCCTGACAATCCCTTCATAAACCTTTGTGCCG gAACCGCCTTGATAAACTTAGCGCTTGGCCACAGACTTCAAAACAAGCACCAGACTCTATTACAAGGGCTTGCTTTCCTCTATAACAACTCCCGACTTTGCGGAGACAGCCAG GAGGCATTATATAACATTGCTCGGGCATACCATCATGTCGGTCTGGTTTCTTTGGCTGCTACGTACTACGAAAAGGTATTGGCGATTCGCGAGAAGGATTATCCGATCCCGGTACTCCCAAATGAGAATCAGGATCATGTGGATGATAAGAAGCCGGGCTACTGTGATCTTCGTCGAGAAGCAGCTTACAATCTGCACTTAATCTATAAGAAGAGTGGGGCACTTGATCTTGCCAGGCAGGTCTTGAAAGATCATGTTGTCTTGTGA
- the LOC105178337 gene encoding AT-hook motif nuclear-localized protein 10, translating to MNLNSVDQKRKRGRPRKYGPDGSMAISMASQQQPISIAMPQQQHTFSPQAAAPSLNLQMEAHPPVGGSAAPTVKKARGRPRGSSNKKQQKEALGSNGLGFVPHVLNVNAGEDVSSKIMAISQNRPRAVCVLSANGAISNVTLRQAATSGGTATYEGRFDILSLSGSFMLTEVAGHKSRTGGLSIALAGPDGRVMGGCVAGLLVAASPVQVIVGSFLPDCQREATTNFMEPASAPPQVNLGGAAGTSSSPSRGTLSESSGGPASPLNLSAGACNNIPQGMTGMPWK from the exons ATGAACTTGAATTCCGTTGATCAGAAGCGGAAGAGGGGGCGGCCCAGGAAGTACGGTCCAGATGGCAGCATGGCCATTTCCATGGCTTCGCAACAGCAGCCTATCAGCATTGCCATGCCCCAGCAGCAGCACACTTTCTCCCCACAGGCGGCGGCCCCTTCTCTTAATTTGCAGATGGAGGCCCATCCCCCGGTGGGTGGCTCAGCCGCGCCCACCGTCAAGAAGGCCAGGGGCAGACCCCGCGGTTCAAGCAATAAAAAGCAGCAAAAGGAGGCTTTAG GTTCAAATGGTCTTGGATTTGTACCACATGTGCTCAATGTCAATGCAGGAGag GATGTCTCTTCAAAAATAATGGCTATTTCTCAGAACAGACCGAGAGCTGTTTGTGTCCTATCTGCCAACGGGGCAATATCAAATGTGACACTTCGACAAGCTGCCACATCTGGTGGAACGGCAACTTATGAg GGCCGCTTTGACATCCTGTCTCTTTCTGGTTCTTTTATGCTTACTGAAGTTGCCGGTCATAAAAGCAGAACTGGTGGTCTGAGTATTGCTTTGGCTGGACCCGATGGAAGGGTAATGGGTGGTTGTGTGGCTGGTTTACTGGTTGCAGCATCCCCCGTCCAG gttatAGTGGGAAGCTTTCTGCCCGATTGTCAAAGAGAAGCTACAACAAACTTTATGGAGCCTGCATCAGCTCCCCCACAGGTTAACCTGGGTGGTGCTGCTGGTACCAGCAGCTCACCATCAAGAGGGACTCTTAGTGAGTCGTCTGGTGGTCCTGCAAGTCCGCTAAATTTAAGTGCTGGTGCTTGCAATAATATCCCACAAGGCATGACAGGCATGCCTTGGAAATAA
- the LOC105178348 gene encoding heavy metal-associated isoprenylated plant protein 28 yields METTELKVEMVGIHEKRLRKCLSKLKGIEKVEVDGNSQKVVVTGYAHRNKILKAVRRAGLKADFWSAQNELLNVYASSSFQNLRFNSFNFF; encoded by the exons ATGGAG ACAACTGAACTGAAGGTAGAGATGGTTGGCATTCACGAGAAGAGATTGAGGAAATGCTTATCCAAGTTGAAAG GAATAGAGAAAGTGGAAGTGGATGGGAATAGTCAGAAAGTGGTGGTAACAGGGTATGCACATAGAAACAAGATACTAAAGGCAGTGAGGAGGGCTGGTCTGAAAGCAGATTTCTGGTCTGCTCAGAATGAGCTTCTTAATGTATATGCCAGTTCTAGCTTCCAAAACCTAAGATTCAACAGCTTCAACTTCTTCTAG